A region of Capra hircus breed San Clemente chromosome 11, ASM170441v1, whole genome shotgun sequence DNA encodes the following proteins:
- the LOC102186025 gene encoding vegetative cell wall protein gp1 isoform X2: MDAGAEAKGGGGPAVPEDPVSPGLPQLPRRPQLLEEDRAPSEEVAAADGGDAAAPEGPPGEPPAEASAAPPAQAQAQAQAMAAGEALPMPKAAAGGVPNIGFVGEPPPYAPPDPKAAHLLYPPHFSPPVLFPPAPAAPALYPPPAPLFPAPAAQPLFATFPVYNSPVAGVPAPAPAEHRPPPKDYMMESVLVTLFCCLLTGLIAIVYSHEAGRIGRSVPSCLESWLPPLLSLPFTTQDLL, encoded by the exons GAGCGGAAGCGAAAGGGGGTGGCGGCCCCGcagtccctgaggaccctgtgaGCCCCGGGCTCCCGCAGCTCCCGCGCCGCCCgcagctcctggaggaggaccGAGCGCCCAGCGAGGAAGTGGCCGCCGCAGACGGAGGGGACGCCGCGGCGCCAGAGGGACCCCcgggcgagcccccggccgaggcCTCCGCGgcgcccccagcccaggcccaggcccaggcccaggccatGGCCGCGGGCGAGGCCCTGCCAATGCCCAAGGCGGCGGCCGGTGGGGTCCCCAACATCGGCTTCGTGGGCGAGCCCCCGCCCTACGCGCCGCCGGACCCCAAGGCCGCGCACCTGCTCTACCCGCCGCACTTCTCACCGCCGGTGCTCTTTCCGCCCGCGCCGGCCGCCCCGGCCCTGTACCCGCCGCCCGCACCGCTCTTCCCCGCGCCTGCCGCACAGCCGCTCTTCGCCACCTTCCCAGTG TACAACAGCCCCGTGGCAGGCGTGCCAGCCCCGGCCCCGGCAGAACACAGGCCCCCGCCCAAGGACTACATGATGGAGTCTGTGCTGGTGACCCTCTTCTGCTGTCTCCTCACTGGGCTCATCGCCATCGTCTACTCCCACGAG GCTGGCAGAATTGGGAGATCGGTGCCCAGTTGTCTGGAATCCTGGCTGCCACCTCTGCTGTCTCTGCCCTTTACCACTCAAGATCTGCTCTAG
- the LOC102186025 gene encoding vegetative cell wall protein gp1 isoform X1, translating to MDAGAEAKGGGGPAVPEDPVSPGLPQLPRRPQLLEEDRAPSEEVAAADGGDAAAPEGPPGEPPAEASAAPPAQAQAQAQAMAAGEALPMPKAAAGGVPNIGFVGEPPPYAPPDPKAAHLLYPPHFSPPVLFPPAPAAPALYPPPAPLFPAPAAQPLFATFPVYNSPVAGVPAPAPAEHRPPPKDYMMESVLVTLFCCLLTGLIAIVYSHETRAALARGDLAQAQEASRKARSLVLFSLLFGVFVSTSWVIYVVVALYLP from the exons GAGCGGAAGCGAAAGGGGGTGGCGGCCCCGcagtccctgaggaccctgtgaGCCCCGGGCTCCCGCAGCTCCCGCGCCGCCCgcagctcctggaggaggaccGAGCGCCCAGCGAGGAAGTGGCCGCCGCAGACGGAGGGGACGCCGCGGCGCCAGAGGGACCCCcgggcgagcccccggccgaggcCTCCGCGgcgcccccagcccaggcccaggcccaggcccaggccatGGCCGCGGGCGAGGCCCTGCCAATGCCCAAGGCGGCGGCCGGTGGGGTCCCCAACATCGGCTTCGTGGGCGAGCCCCCGCCCTACGCGCCGCCGGACCCCAAGGCCGCGCACCTGCTCTACCCGCCGCACTTCTCACCGCCGGTGCTCTTTCCGCCCGCGCCGGCCGCCCCGGCCCTGTACCCGCCGCCCGCACCGCTCTTCCCCGCGCCTGCCGCACAGCCGCTCTTCGCCACCTTCCCAGTG TACAACAGCCCCGTGGCAGGCGTGCCAGCCCCGGCCCCGGCAGAACACAGGCCCCCGCCCAAGGACTACATGATGGAGTCTGTGCTGGTGACCCTCTTCTGCTGTCTCCTCACTGGGCTCATCGCCATCGTCTACTCCCACGAG ACCCGCGCAGCCCTGGCCCGGGGGGACCTGGCTCAGGCTCAGGAGGCCTCTCGCAAGGCCCGCTCGCTGGTGCTCTTCAGCCTGCTCTTCGGGGTCTTCGTGTCCACCAGCTGGGTTATCTACGTGGTGGTCGCGCTCTACCTGCCTTGA